The Caballeronia sp. Lep1P3 genome window below encodes:
- the scpB gene encoding SMC-Scp complex subunit ScpB, with protein sequence MNTLEAKIVLETALICAQEPLRVSELRKLFADDISADTLRTLLEALQADWSGRGVELVALASGWRFQSKPAMRTYLDRLNPEKPPKYSRAVLETLAIIAYRQPVTRGDIEEIRGVTVNTQVVKQLEDRGWIEVIGHRDVPGRPALYATTKQFLDDLGLTALDELPALDNPSAQLEASLLAQHSMDFPAGAQPDASSAKGVPDAADSGGTESAHPADSASDVTGGGTDNASEVADAGKSARADDAEGAEPAAAPSSGARVQPLKPAHETTAAPESGERPASAESGDAIEPQRADGDQTDTHPSSDVELNGDDSEEEPRARRA encoded by the coding sequence ATGAATACTCTAGAGGCGAAAATCGTCCTCGAGACTGCTTTGATCTGCGCGCAGGAACCGCTGCGGGTGAGTGAGTTGCGCAAGCTGTTCGCCGATGACATTTCGGCGGATACGCTGCGCACGCTGCTCGAAGCGCTGCAGGCGGACTGGTCGGGCCGCGGCGTGGAACTGGTGGCGCTCGCGTCCGGCTGGCGCTTCCAAAGCAAACCCGCCATGCGGACGTATCTGGACCGGCTCAATCCGGAAAAGCCGCCAAAGTATTCGCGCGCGGTGCTTGAAACGCTGGCGATCATTGCGTATCGGCAGCCGGTGACGCGGGGCGATATCGAAGAGATTCGCGGCGTGACGGTCAATACACAAGTGGTCAAGCAGTTGGAGGATCGCGGCTGGATCGAGGTGATCGGCCATCGGGACGTGCCCGGCCGGCCCGCGCTCTACGCGACCACGAAGCAGTTTCTGGACGATCTCGGTCTGACAGCGCTCGATGAACTGCCCGCGCTCGACAATCCGTCGGCGCAACTCGAAGCGTCGCTGCTCGCGCAACATTCGATGGACTTCCCGGCCGGCGCGCAGCCGGACGCGTCGTCCGCGAAAGGCGTGCCCGATGCCGCCGATTCGGGCGGCACTGAATCCGCGCATCCGGCGGACTCCGCGAGCGACGTCACCGGCGGCGGAACGGATAATGCGAGCGAAGTCGCCGACGCCGGCAAAAGCGCACGCGCTGACGACGCGGAAGGGGCAGAACCCGCCGCTGCGCCGTCTTCCGGCGCCCGCGTGCAGCCGCTCAAACCGGCGCACGAGACGACAGCCGCGCCGGAGTCCGGGGAAAGACCTGCGTCAGCCGAATCGGGCGACGCTATCGAGCCGCAACGCGCTGACGGCGATCAGACCGATACGCACCCGTCCAGCGACGTCGAACTGAACGGCGACGACTCCGAAGAAGAACCGAGGGCGCGCCGCGCCTGA
- the rluB gene encoding 23S rRNA pseudouridine(2605) synthase RluB, whose protein sequence is MTHSHDSDSPESARPVHAADVHESADAGERTRIDESADGEDRPRRGLRRGPRSLIARRRAVAKTKGDAAPDAVAEAPPEGVAAAQPRASRKDAGAKAPRNAAARRDAGGADEGAAKQGRRKQPRRDDGEQGAQGAQAADAAAAPRDGARRKNAPQKRDKGGRQNARNDSGPATVESAAAAAVDDVFAYVTSPAFDADNGAAGVRAPMLRRGRSAPQQKRVLEPDEDAPKLHKVLADAGMGSRRDMEELIIAGRVSVNGEPAHIGQRIMPTDQVRINGKPLKRKLASKPPRILLYHKPMGEIVSHADPEGRPSVFDKLPSMKTAKWLAVGRLDFNTEGLLLLTTSGDLANRFMHPRYSVEREYAVRVVGQLSEAMKQKLLKGIELDDGPANFLRIQDGGGEGTNHWYHVALAEGRNREVRRMFEAAGLMVSRLIRTRHGPIALPRGLKRGRWEELEDNQVRSLMESVGLKAPTAEKGARNSAPRVQPDPMQTSMGFITREPVLSSHSRMAQTPGRGGRRGAAAGGLPGAFGTGGMGGMGGMGGAGGMGGFGGNAGGTGGTGRRGPREPNGNRIGNEPNGNRANGGRAGQRGVRGQAPQAANGPAKRAANGNAPRGGNRQGGAQQGAGQGKAGGARGQRNRSRGR, encoded by the coding sequence TTGACACACTCCCACGACAGCGATTCGCCCGAATCCGCGCGGCCCGTGCATGCCGCGGACGTCCATGAGTCGGCCGATGCCGGCGAACGCACGCGCATCGACGAGAGCGCCGACGGCGAAGATCGTCCGCGTCGCGGCCTGCGCCGCGGGCCGCGCAGCCTGATCGCGCGTCGCCGCGCTGTCGCCAAGACCAAGGGCGATGCCGCGCCGGACGCAGTCGCCGAGGCACCGCCAGAAGGCGTCGCCGCCGCGCAGCCGCGTGCGTCCCGCAAAGACGCGGGCGCGAAGGCGCCGCGCAACGCCGCCGCGAGGCGTGACGCCGGTGGCGCCGACGAGGGTGCCGCAAAGCAGGGCAGGCGCAAGCAGCCGCGCCGCGACGACGGCGAGCAGGGCGCGCAAGGTGCGCAGGCGGCGGATGCTGCGGCCGCACCGCGCGATGGCGCTCGACGCAAGAATGCGCCGCAAAAACGCGACAAGGGCGGCCGGCAGAACGCGCGCAACGACTCCGGGCCGGCGACGGTCGAGAGCGCGGCAGCCGCCGCCGTCGACGACGTCTTCGCCTACGTCACGTCTCCCGCATTCGACGCGGACAACGGAGCGGCCGGCGTGCGCGCGCCGATGCTGCGCCGCGGCCGCAGCGCGCCGCAGCAAAAGCGCGTGCTCGAGCCGGACGAAGACGCGCCCAAGCTGCACAAGGTTCTCGCCGATGCCGGCATGGGTTCGCGGCGCGACATGGAAGAGCTGATCATCGCCGGACGCGTGTCGGTGAACGGCGAGCCGGCGCATATCGGCCAGCGCATCATGCCGACGGACCAGGTCCGCATCAACGGCAAGCCGCTCAAGCGAAAGCTCGCGAGCAAGCCGCCGCGCATCCTGCTGTATCACAAGCCGATGGGCGAAATCGTCAGCCACGCGGACCCGGAGGGCCGTCCCTCGGTGTTCGACAAGCTGCCGTCGATGAAAACGGCGAAATGGCTCGCGGTCGGGCGGCTCGACTTCAACACCGAAGGCCTGCTGCTGCTGACGACGTCGGGCGACCTCGCCAACCGCTTCATGCATCCGCGCTACAGCGTCGAGCGTGAGTACGCGGTGCGCGTCGTCGGCCAGTTGTCGGAGGCGATGAAGCAGAAGCTGCTGAAAGGCATCGAACTCGACGACGGCCCCGCCAACTTCCTGCGTATTCAGGACGGTGGCGGCGAGGGCACGAATCACTGGTATCACGTCGCGCTCGCGGAAGGCCGCAATCGCGAAGTGCGCCGGATGTTCGAGGCCGCCGGCCTGATGGTGAGCCGGCTGATCCGCACGCGCCACGGCCCGATCGCATTGCCGCGCGGACTGAAGCGCGGGCGCTGGGAGGAACTCGAGGACAACCAGGTGCGCAGCCTGATGGAATCGGTCGGCCTCAAGGCGCCCACGGCCGAAAAGGGCGCGCGCAATTCGGCCCCGCGCGTGCAGCCCGATCCGATGCAGACGTCGATGGGCTTCATCACGCGCGAGCCGGTGCTGAGTTCGCACTCGCGCATGGCACAGACGCCGGGTCGCGGCGGTCGTCGGGGCGCGGCGGCGGGCGGCTTGCCCGGCGCGTTCGGAACGGGTGGAATGGGTGGGATGGGTGGAATGGGCGGCGCGGGCGGAATGGGTGGCTTCGGCGGAAACGCGGGCGGCACCGGCGGCACAGGTCGCCGCGGCCCCCGGGAGCCGAACGGCAACCGGATCGGCAACGAACCGAACGGCAATCGCGCGAACGGTGGCCGTGCCGGTCAGCGCGGCGTGCGGGGACAGGCGCCGCAGGCCGCGAACGGCCCCGCCAAGCGCGCCGCGAACGGCAACGCCCCGCGCGGCGGCAATCGTCAGGGCGGCGCGCAGCAAGGCGCGGGACAGGGCAAGGCGGGCGGTGCCCGCGGTCAACGCAATCGCTCTCGCGGGCGCTGA
- the rimP gene encoding ribosome maturation factor RimP: MQLTELIETTVSSLGYELVDLERSGGGMLRIYIDQPAGIAIEDCEKVTRQLQYVLEVEHVDYDRLEVSSPGLDRPLKKLADFERFAGSEAAITLKKPLDGRKSFRGILHAPQGETIGLEFEGKDGAAMLDFTLADLDKARLVPKVDFRSRKQ; encoded by the coding sequence GTGCAACTGACGGAATTGATTGAAACCACGGTCTCGAGCCTGGGCTACGAGCTTGTCGATCTCGAACGTTCGGGAGGCGGCATGCTGCGTATTTATATCGACCAGCCGGCCGGTATTGCCATCGAGGACTGCGAGAAAGTCACGCGTCAGCTTCAGTATGTGCTCGAAGTCGAGCATGTCGACTACGACCGCCTCGAAGTATCGTCGCCGGGGCTCGACCGTCCGCTTAAGAAGCTGGCGGACTTCGAGCGCTTCGCGGGAAGCGAAGCCGCCATCACATTGAAAAAGCCGCTGGACGGACGCAAGTCGTTCCGCGGCATCCTGCACGCCCCGCAAGGCGAAACGATCGGATTGGAATTTGAAGGGAAGGACGGCGCCGCGATGCTTGATTTCACGCTCGCGGACCTCGATAAAGCACGTCTCGTCCCCAAAGTTGACTTTAGGAGCCGCAAACAATGA